The following proteins are encoded in a genomic region of Oncorhynchus masou masou isolate Uvic2021 chromosome 32, UVic_Omas_1.1, whole genome shotgun sequence:
- the LOC135525761 gene encoding leucine-rich repeat and immunoglobulin-like domain-containing nogo receptor-interacting protein 2, translating to MRCSALYHCHPLLGGALLLLLASCAMGCPARCDCSAQTKSVSCHRKRLPTIPEGIPIETRLLDLSKNKLRSITPDNFSSFLQLEDLDLSDNLIGVVEPGSFKFQLSLRSLNFHSNLLQLVPAGVLSGLANLTSLDLSHNRLVVLLDHGFQDLRRLMSLEVGDNELVFISQRAFTGLLGLQSLTLERCNLTVVPTDALGHLHSLVALRLRHLGIGTLKPYSFKRLPRLRHLEIDYWPWLEVLPALSLHSLNLTTLSVTNTNLSSFPGHALRNLPYLTHLNLSFCHIQHIQQGVLDQLPRLQELHLRGAQLVYIEPLAFLGLPALHMLDVSHNQLDSVERAVFKSPDSLQTLLMGGNPLVCDCRLLWLLSGRKPPFLQLPDPQPECSAPERLRGKPLLDLKEPLVTRYVICTKPRIGPNTTQLLLADEGKPVRLNCIADGAPRPSMAWVTPHRQYVTVKSTGRVTVHTDGTLEIKAAELHDSGVYLCVASNAAGNASLSASLAVKSLGISDTSLYANKIGLLADSNGTWANGTVLYNMTNPIDLKTIIISTAMGCLSFLGVVIFCFLLLFAWSRGKGRHKSNFDMEYVPRKSNGTAAEATETSGPRRVNMKMI from the coding sequence ATGCGGTGCTCCGCCCTGTACCACTGCCACCCTCTTCTGGGTGGGGCTCTGCTGCTACTGCTGGCTAGCTGCGCCATGGGCTGCCCCGCCCGCTGCGATTGCTCCGCCCAGACCAAGTCAGTCAGCTGCCATCGCAAGCGCCTGCCCACCATCCCTGAGGGCATCCCCATCGAGACCCGGCTTCTGGACCTGAGCAAGAACAAGCTGCGGAGCATCACCCCAGACAACTTCTCCTCCTTCCTACAACTGGAGGATCTGGACCTCAGCGATAACCTGATTGGCGTGGTCGAACCGGGCTCCTTCAAATTTCAGCTCTCCCTGCGCTCGCTGAACTTCCACAGCAACCTCCTCCAGCTGGTCCCTGCCGGCGTGCTCTCCGGCCTGGCCAACCTCACAAGTCTGGACCTCAGCCACAACAGGCTGGTGGTGCTGCTGGACCATGGCTTCCAGGACCTTCGGAGGCTGATGTCCCTGGAGGTAGGCGACAATGAGCTGGTGTTCATCTCCCAGAGGGCCTTCACGGGCCTGCTGGGCCTACAGAGCCTCACCCTGGAGCGCTGCAACCTGACTGTGGTGCCCACCGACGCCCTGGGTCACCTGCACAGCCTGGTGGCGCTCCGCCTGCGCCACTTGGGCATCGGCACCCTGAAGCCCTATTCCTTCAAGAGACTTCCCCGTCTTCGCCACCTGGAGATCGACTACTGGCCCTGGTTGGAAGTCTTACCCGCTCTGTCACTACACAGCCTCAACCTCACCACGCTCTCTGTCACCAATACCAACTTGTCTTCCTTCCCCGGCCATGCTCTACGCAACCTGCCCTACCTCACGCACCTCAACCTGTCCTTCTGCCACATCCAGCACATCCAGCAAGGGGTGCTAGACCAGCTTCCGCGACTGCAGGAGTTGCACCTGCGAGGAGCTCAACTGGTTTACATTGAACCCCTGGCCTTCCTGGGCCTCCCAGCACTTCATATGTTGGACGTGTCCCACAACCAGCTGGACTCAGTGGAGCGAGCTGTGTTCAAGTCCCCTGACAGCCTGCAGACGCTGCTCATGGGGGGGAACCCACTGGTGTGCGACTGCCGCCTCCTATGGCTGCTGAGTGGCCGGAAGCCACCCTTTCTGCAGCTCCCTGACCCCCAGCCCGAGTGCAGTGCCCCTGAGCGCCTCCGTGGGAAACCCCTGCTGGACCTCAAGGAGCCACTGGTGACACGGTACGTGATCTGCACCAAGCCCCGGATTGGGCCCAACACCACCCAGCTGCTGCTGGCAGATGAGGGGAAGCCTGTTCGGCTCAACTGCATTGCAGACGGGGCTCCTCGGCCCTCCATGGCCTGGGTGACGCCACACAGACAGTATGTCACAGTGAAAAGCACCGGTCGAGTGACGGTCCATACCGACGGCACCCTGGAGATCAAGGCTGCAGAGTTGCACGATAGTGGCGTGTACCTGTGTGTGGCCAGCAATGCGGCGGGCAACGCCAGCCTGTCGGCCTCGCTGGCGGTGAAGAGCCTGGGCATCAGCGACACATCGCTCTACGCCAACAAGATTGGACTCCTGGCAGACTCCAACGGGACCTGGGCCAACGGGACCGTCCTGTACAATATGACAAACCCCATAGACCTGAAGACCATCATCATCTCCACAGCAATGGGCTGCCTGTCCTTTCTGGGCGTGGTCATTTTCTGTTTCCTGCTCCTGTTTGCATGGAGTCGTGGGAAGGGAAGGCACAAGAGCAACTTTGACATGGAGTATGTTCCCCGCAAATCGAACGGGACAGCAGCTGAGGCAACTGAGACAAGCGGGCCCAGACGAGTCAACATGAAAATGATTTAA